The following proteins are encoded in a genomic region of Bos javanicus breed banteng chromosome 20, ARS-OSU_banteng_1.0, whole genome shotgun sequence:
- the CFAP90 gene encoding cilia- and flagella-associated protein 90 has protein sequence MEDDEEEITAAALRGKPRPLPISALSAFSYIPPRRQDPKEHSYYYRQGWTGIISLYDCVFKRDPGYNQKLHRDDREHAKSLGLRINEEERERPVGVLSSSVYGRRIDQPVEPLNRDHGRAGHVKADFYRKNDITSIKAPGFGHISPA, from the exons ATGGAGGACGACGAGGAGGAGATCACGGCCGCCGCGCTGCGGGGCAAGCCCCGGCCGCTGCCCATCTCGGCGCTGTCTGCCTTCAGCTACATCCCTCCGCGGCGCCAGGACCCCAAGGAGCACAGCTACTACTACCGCCAGGGCTGG ACTGGAATCATTTCCCTGTATGACTGTGTTTTTAAGAGGGATCCAGGTTATAATCAGAAGTTACACCGAGATGACAGAGAACACGCCAAAAGCCTGGGACTCCGCATTAATGAGGAG GAGCGCGAGCGGCCGGTGGGGGTGCTGTCGTCTTCGGTCTACGGGCGGCGCATCGACCAGCCCGTGGAGCCTCTGAACCGCGACCACGGCCGCGCGGGCCACGTGAAGGCCGACTTCTACCGGAAGAACGATATCACCAGTATCAAGGCGCCTGGCTTCGGGCACATCTCTCCTGCCTGA